Proteins from one Telopea speciosissima isolate NSW1024214 ecotype Mountain lineage chromosome 1, Tspe_v1, whole genome shotgun sequence genomic window:
- the LOC122670176 gene encoding uncharacterized protein At3g28850, which yields MGCVSSTLLDHEDEFSQLGRPGLGHHIVSLTSTTYGLLNLDPPSPTLSPPTHNDDLLLHQPPTPPRFVLATLFPSPLPEPMSLRSQPSEVINSWELMAGLDTDSFRFSTTPASTPVLAPSKASQPSPSSLLHTGLDSRISKPPKPFAFKSHLMSSNKENSNPNRPLITAASPDPKNVLKPLNGNSVAEKPSSRKYSLNDEFEKRCPPNGESKLVVYTTTLRGVRKTFEACNAVRAVLEGIGLLINERDISMDRGFREELKELMNGKDIADSVPPRVFVKGRYIGGASEVLRIHEEGCLAQLLEGLPRAARVGALCEGCGGVRFLPCFRCSGSCKLVMVVKEHAQLQRSQGNEVVVRCPECNENGLVLCPICS from the coding sequence ATGGGTTGCGTTTCTTCCACTCTGCTCGATCACGAAGATGAATTTTCCCAGCTTGGCAGGCCTGGGTTGGGTCATCACATCGTGTCTCTCACATCCACAACTTATGGCCTCCTCAACCTCGACCCACCATCACCGACGTTATCGCCACCGACTCACAACGATGATCTCCTCCTCCACCAGCCACCCACCCCACCAAGGTTCGTCCTCGCCActctcttcccaagtcctctCCCGGAGCCAATGTCCCTTCGATCCCAACCATCGGAGGTCATCAACTCGTGGGAGCTCATGGCTGGCCTCGACACAGACAGCTTCCGCTTCTCTACTACTCCTGCTTCCACCCCCGTCCTAGCCCCCTCAAAAGCGTCCCAACCTTCCCCATCCTCTCTGCTCCACACCGGGCTCGATTCCCGCATCTCCAAGCCTCCTAAGCCCTTCGCCTTCAAATCTCACCTCATGAGCAGCAACAAAGAAAACTCTAACCCTAATCGACCACTCATCACTGCTGCCTCCCCGGACCCCAAAAATGTCTTAAAGCCACTGAACGGTAACTCTGTCGCCGAAAAGCCCTCCTCCCGCAAATACTCGCTCAACGACGAGTTCGAGAAACGATGTCCGCCCAACGGAGAAAGCAAGTTGGTCGTTTACACGACAACTCTAAGAGGGGTTCGCAAGACATTCGAAGCTTGTAACGCAGTTAGAGCAGTTCTCGAAGGGATTGGGCTGTTGATAAACGAAAGGGACATTTCGATGGATCGTGGGTTCAGGGAAGAGTTGAAGGAATTGATGAATGGGAAGGACATCGCTGACAGTGTTCCTCCCAGGGTTTTCGTTAAGGGCAGGTATATTGGTGGAGCTAGTGAAGTTCTGAGGATACATGAAGAAGGTTGTTTGGCTCAGCTCCTTGAAGGGTTGCCCAGGGCGGCTAGAGTCGGCGCTCTGTGTGAGGGATGTGGGGGTGTGAGATTCTTGCCCTGTTTTCGTTGCAGCGGGAGCTGTAAGCTTGTGATGGTGGTGAAAGAACACGCACAACTACAGCGATCACAAGGGAACGAAGTCGTGGTGAGATGCCCTGAATGTAATGAGAATGGCCTGGTGCTCTGTCCCATCTGCAGCTAG